The DNA window ctcctgcaataccatattcgcgaggcacaactggattgcagacaaggccttttcatcaagctcttcccattctgttttatttagattctcaggctttttcccggtaacaacttttttcaaaccggattgaacgagaattgccatcatccgaacttgccacagattgaaatttgtctcaccatagaacttctcaatttcaaaccttgttgttgccatatATGAAGGggttgatctatgaaaattgaactagctctgataccacttgttagggatcgacccgattaagcaacaagtaacaaaaaacaaaataaattgagaaattgaacacacaaatttaacgtgaaaaaacccctctaaagaggataaaaaaccacgggcaaagataattttactataatggcaaaagaacgaagaatacaaaagatggagataaaactaaaccccaaaaacccgaaaacaaagaaccctcaaaacgtaaacacaaaattctctaaatgtgttatgagttctaatctctaatgggtgtattttctaaggttgtaaaagagcctatttataggctaaattcatatgtcaaataataataaaataatctaaactaattagtgtttgattgaaacaaataaacagagtttaactagaaaattatttatcaaattgactAAAATAGAAGTCATACTTAACAGAATTTGAAGATTAATATGAATTAAAAGTCAAGAGAAATTGTCAAATTCCATATAAACCAATAAAAGATttgaaagactaaattgaaaaaaaaattatcaaatttaaggattaaaaacTGCTACCCTTTCTTGAACTATCTAAAATGTCCATTCTTCCAATTCATTTACTATACATCTTTGATATATATCACGGCTGACATTAATCTGACTAAATCTACTAGATAAatgtgagtatatatatatatatccaagtGATTGTCTATCATTTTCCATATTTCCATCACTCTTTACCACGAAAGAATCTCTCAATTATGATAAGTCTCCTTCAAAGATGGGGCCAATTACATTAACACTTGAAACATAGAGAGTAAAATCAGGATTGCCATGTAAAAACATGGCCCAATTTGTAGCTCCAAAACAACAAAAACTTGGTTCCATCGAAATATTCTTAACCATGGAAAATGGGATTTATGTATGATGCCTATATAATCATGTTGATATCGTAAAAAACCCATCAAATTCCGGTTGCCCCGGCTTTTATGGTAGGGTTTGAAGCAACCATAGATACCATGATTAAGGAGTGAAAGTCAAATGGAAGTGGTGGAAAAAAGGTTGAAAATATCTGCATGCATAAAAGTAAACaacaacatttatttacaaaCTAGTGAAAGAGCTGAAGCCACGGAGTGGGGAAAAATTAATAATGGCCGGGTTATGGGTCACACTCTTATATATGTTCTTAGCGGAATGTGATAACTattaagttaaattattgattttatttaaattctaatttattTACTCACCTTAAAGAAGAAAATATATTGCACACAAAAATCCTAGATGTTTTAGTGAAAAAGAAGTACAATCTTTATGTGTTTCGGAAGTTTGTAAGAACTGTAATATATCCGAATCTGAAATACAATAAACAAACATTAAGAAGAAGAATGCCAGATTTAAATGATGTTAATTAAACAAACATTACTTTCTGAAAAAAATCAGGGATTATAGTAAGAGTTCTAATCTATTTCTTTATGCACATCTCTGACCTAAATTTATTCTCTCTTgctactaatatttttaaagggtTTGGTACAAAAATCTTCCTTACATTTGCTTTTTCTTCATAGCTTGTTTACTGTTGTGCATCCAAACTTTAAAAACCTGTCTCTTAACTCCCACTTGAGCACAAAATTGCTGCACTTCTGGTTCATCTTGTTTCTGGATTCTCCAACCCAATTTCTCAGCAAATTCCATCATCTTATCCTTTTGATCTCGGCTGAACTTTGTTCGAAACCTCTTCTTTGATGACTGTGGATATGATGGTTGTCGACCTCCTGCTTCATTAGAATGAAACATGTTCAGTTCTTCACTTGATGACTCCGCCGGGCCGCCACGGAAGTTCGTCATCGCAGCCGGTGCAATTGGCAAACACGGACTGTTAGACAATTCAAGGGAGAATCTTTGTTGACGAAGAGGTGTTGGTTGTTGAGGATGAACGGGTCCTCTTCTCCCGTTGTTTTTGTAGGTAAAACAACACCTTGTGGCGGGATATTGTGTTTCGCCGTCGATTTCTTTTCTGTGGAAATTCCTATGGCATTCACAGGCTGCACATTTCAAGGCTTCTTGGGTGCCGTCTTCGCCGCTGGGCATGAATTCTCCGCAGCCATCGACGACATGACCACCCATGCTGGCAACGTGGTTCTTCAAACATTCTCTATATCTTATCAAAGGAGTCGAGCTTATAGTTGTTGATGTTGGAGCAGCAACTGTTGGAATCGGAGATGAAACTGGATTTCGGTCATGATCTGGATTGCTTCTGGGATTGTCTATTTGATGTTGTGATGGGTTTGGTTCATTGTATTGATCTAGGGTTCTTGATTGGTTTATAGGTGCAGAAGAAGATGAGAGTTTTAAGGAAGAATCAGCTTGATTCAGCTTATTATTACAACTAAAAGAGCTCGGCATCCCCATTTCCTTATCTTGGCCTTTCACTTCCATTAAAACTATGATTTCTAATGTATAAAAAACTCTTGATCCCAGACACCCTGACCTTTTATTAAACTAATATATAGTAGTAAAACATTTACTAATATCTTTTAAACCCTAATTCACCATCAtttattcacttaattaaagGAATAAGCAATAATACCCAAAACCTGTTTCCTGAAATTGTGTTTGAGCAGACAAATGAAGCCTTTTTGAAGGACTAAAAGggattaattatataaaaaaaccataaatttggcatgaaaACTCAAACAGGAAATGGGAATAAATAATAAGGGGCCTTACTGGTAAAATATGCTAAAAGTTGCAAAAGAACTTACCTTTGATGAATTAAGCTGATAAGAACTGGTGTGTTGTTTGATGTAAGAAAGTCAGCAGTTGCATGAGGCAGCAGATGGAAATGGAAGGAAACTTGTTTTTTAGCATAGATTAAGGAAGGCAAAAAACTTAACTTTGAATCTTAAAAAACTGATAAGTAAAAGGAGTTTAAATCCAGGACAAAGAGGTTAAAAGAAAAAGGATAGAGATATGTGAGGGAGCTTTTGTTTCCTACTTACCCATCAGATCCAAATAAAATCCATATAAACGAAGGAACAGGTGGGTTGTTTTGTACTAAAAACAACTAGTGATTAGTATTAACGACGGGTGCCATTGAGAGACCTAGTACTCTTACAGAACAACCGACAAGGCCACGTTAGTTCCTCTCAGAACCTGCAATACTGGTCCAGCTCCTAATTATTGCCTCCTTAAcaccatatttttatttttaaagaccATTCTCTaattctctcttctctctctaATCTATCTGCAACTCCAAACAAACCCATAAACTTTGATACTAAAAGACATGTAAataatattagctagtatgtgaATATGTGATGAACGTTGGGTTGTTTGCCTGAAATCTGCCTGCAACCTCAAGAACCCACATTAGGTCAGGTTTTGAACAGTGGTTGGGGATTTTGTACATCACCAGACAATGAAACCTTTATAATTATTACAGAATCTGTTAAACAAAGGTAGTTAAGGTAAAGATGGATGGATGATCTAAAAGAGAGAGAGGACCCCATCCTGACCTTTATCTTTTATGTTCAGCGGCAGTTGAAGTGCGGGAATGGTGATCCATAGCTAACACTGCACTTGTCCTGTtagtgtgtgtatgtgtgtgtcaGATCCTCTTTCTCTCTCTACTTGAACCCTTTTTTACTTTTTAGGTGCAAGcaacaattttatttttctctgcAATTCCACTATTAACTTTTTGCTCTACTAGAGATACAAACGCATTTATTGAAATTAGTCTTAAATTTTATGTAGTATAAGAGAATTAATTACGAATTCTTAAAACATTAATATGAAGATTAAAGATattttaagaaatataaaaaaacaacaacCTCCCAACCTTCAAAATTGTCTTCCATATCAAAATCTAACCACTACTTCATTATCATTAAAGATGAATTTAAATGGATAATACATTTATtcgtaattaatataaaaataataataataataaaattaaatactataaaaaataaattaaaatcacaCCTCACTTAAttacccatccaaactcaccctcaaTATAATACATTCTTCTCTACCATCTGAATCGAACATCGATTAGTTGCGGGGTTATTTTTGGGTTACATATTTTGTTGCGCTTTTCAACGTCTACTTTGTGTTTTTCCTATTTGTCTTGGTGGTAAGAGCGTGGACACGTTTTGTgcccccaaaaataaaaaaaaagaaagtgttGACACGTTGGCCAATATAAAGAGATGGAGTAGCTTTTAAAGGATCTGCACAACACAGCACTGTAGTGTTTTGACGCATTCTCCCACCTCCTTTTAGGTCCATGCTTTGCTTCTCTTGCCATCCATCAAACATTACATTAGATGAGCTTTTTCCCATTCTCATTTCGGCCATTAAACCCCCTTTTTgtttcactcaatattcataaCACCGGTTCTAAATAAAAAGGCATTAATCTACACTGTAAAGTGAGAGGAAAAAGCCTGGGTTTTCTTCCCTCTTTAATCATCAATCCAAGTAGGAGAGGAAATCAAATGGTTAGCTGTGTGGAGAGGCAACAGTCAACTCACTACTCGATTTTGCAAAAGAGTATGAGCACTACTGCACTACCCTCGTCTAAGTTTCCTAATTAAAGAGTTCATTTGTAGGACATACTTATCTCCCAGTACAACCTACAATTTCATATAAATCCAAAAACAAAGTGAAATGGATTAATGAAGTGGTCCATTTCAATGTTCTTCTTCGACCCACTTTCTCTTTTTGTCGTAATAGAGATCACACCCTCCCCCAAAACATCCTATACAGTTTTATGTCTTAATCTCATTCtagaatttcaaaacaaaaaattaatctTATTCTAGCTTTTCAACTCAAACTAATATTTTCACCTAAACaagtagggtttttt is part of the Gossypium hirsutum isolate 1008001.06 chromosome D11, Gossypium_hirsutum_v2.1, whole genome shotgun sequence genome and encodes:
- the LOC107912010 gene encoding zinc-finger homeodomain protein 2, yielding MEVKGQDKEMGMPSSFSCNNKLNQADSSLKLSSSSAPINQSRTLDQYNEPNPSQHQIDNPRSNPDHDRNPVSSPIPTVAAPTSTTISSTPLIRYRECLKNHVASMGGHVVDGCGEFMPSGEDGTQEALKCAACECHRNFHRKEIDGETQYPATRCCFTYKNNGRRGPVHPQQPTPLRQQRFSLELSNSPCLPIAPAAMTNFRGGPAESSSEELNMFHSNEAGGRQPSYPQSSKKRFRTKFSRDQKDKMMEFAEKLGWRIQKQDEPEVQQFCAQVGVKRQVFKVWMHNSKQAMKKKQM